In Caproicibacterium amylolyticum, a genomic segment contains:
- a CDS encoding ferredoxin yields the protein MKVIIDRSGCIGCGLCAGTCPNVFRIADDGLAEVYAEPSSDDEAAVKEACENCPVSVISEEE from the coding sequence ATGAAAGTAATCATTGACAGAAGCGGCTGCATCGGGTGCGGTCTGTGTGCCGGCACCTGCCCAAATGTTTTTCGGATCGCCGATGATGGTTTGGCCGAGGTATATGCCGAGCCGTCTTCTGATGATGAGGCTGCCGTAAAGGAAGCCTGTGAAAACTGCCCGGTATCCGTAATCAGTGAAGAAGAATAA
- the wecB gene encoding non-hydrolyzing UDP-N-acetylglucosamine 2-epimerase, whose amino-acid sequence MRQKVLAVFGTRPEAIKMAPLVKELLGRDTLQTKVCVTAQHREMLDQVLQIFQIVPDYDLNIMRKGQSLSEITTRVLLDLDSILTQEQPALVLVHGDTTTSFAAALSAFYNRIPIGHVEAGLRTYKKDSPYPEEANRQFVDAISDVFFAPTEQCRQNLIREGKKAEQIFVTGNTAIDALQTTVDLDYHSEITDWVGKSRLLLLTAHRRENLGSTMEEIFRAVRRVVQENEDVKVVYPVHPNPAVVSTAEKVFHGCDRVLLTKPLDVVHFHNLMSRAYLILTDSGGIQEEAPHLGRPVLVLRNTTERPEGVAAGTLKLAGTAEESVYESVSQLLTDSTVYGQMSRAVNPYGDGHASRRIADEIVRQLLQSDGSR is encoded by the coding sequence ATGAGGCAAAAAGTTTTGGCAGTGTTTGGTACCAGACCGGAGGCCATTAAAATGGCGCCGCTGGTAAAAGAACTTCTTGGCAGGGACACTTTGCAGACAAAGGTTTGCGTTACAGCGCAGCACAGAGAAATGTTGGACCAGGTGCTGCAAATTTTTCAGATTGTTCCGGATTATGACTTGAATATCATGCGAAAAGGGCAGTCCCTTTCAGAAATCACCACACGGGTACTGCTGGATTTGGACAGCATTCTTACACAGGAACAGCCGGCGCTTGTGTTGGTGCACGGCGATACTACCACTTCTTTTGCGGCAGCACTTTCTGCATTCTATAACCGAATACCGATTGGCCATGTGGAAGCTGGACTCCGGACGTACAAAAAGGATTCTCCCTATCCGGAGGAAGCAAACCGTCAGTTCGTTGACGCTATTTCGGACGTCTTTTTTGCACCAACGGAGCAGTGCCGCCAGAATTTGATCAGAGAGGGAAAGAAAGCCGAGCAGATTTTTGTGACCGGAAATACGGCGATTGATGCATTACAAACAACCGTAGACCTTGATTATCACAGTGAAATAACGGATTGGGTCGGGAAAAGCCGCCTGCTGCTGCTGACTGCGCATCGCCGTGAAAATCTAGGCAGCACCATGGAAGAAATATTTCGTGCAGTTCGGCGCGTTGTGCAGGAAAATGAAGATGTAAAGGTAGTATATCCGGTTCACCCAAACCCGGCTGTTGTCAGTACGGCCGAAAAAGTATTTCATGGCTGTGACCGTGTACTGCTTACAAAGCCGCTGGATGTGGTCCACTTTCACAATCTAATGAGCCGCGCTTATCTGATTTTAACAGACAGCGGCGGTATTCAGGAGGAAGCACCGCATCTTGGCAGGCCGGTTCTGGTTTTGCGGAACACGACGGAGCGGCCGGAGGGTGTGGCGGCAGGTACGCTGAAACTTGCGGGCACTGCGGAAGAATCGGTTTATGAATCTGTCAGTCAGCTGCTTACAGATTCAACGGTATACGGGCAGATGAGCCGTGCGGTGAACCCCTATGGTGACGGTCACGCAAGCAGGCGTATTGCAGACGAAATTGTTCGGCAGCTTTTGCAATCAGATGGCAGCAGATAG
- a CDS encoding glycosyltransferase family 4 protein, which yields MKTLLCIRSDYLTSFAGDSRQLLETAAFLRRHGADVQICTAADSIKKCDAVHLFNLTRITETYAFFQAAVQYRKRILLTPIFWDLSRYYQFMKDEVQLAQWEYYKSFRREILQGCSMVCPSGRLEETRLCMDSGTIFPSTVVPCGVFAPQREDTLTERIFAHKPYLFCSARICPRKNQLALCKAANQIGINVVLAGKDECQPYLTKCLAYPNVFYAGFLRENQLWPIYRNAALHVLCSFVETPGLSSLEAGLAGADLLSTSAGNAYEYFGEDACYCDPYDESSLKDAILTALSKSKQPALRQRIREQFLWENALQPLQQVYRNFGLCSPAV from the coding sequence ATGAAAACGCTGCTTTGTATTCGGAGCGATTATTTGACCAGTTTTGCGGGGGATTCCAGGCAACTGCTGGAAACAGCCGCATTTTTACGCAGGCATGGTGCGGATGTTCAGATTTGCACTGCAGCTGATTCTATAAAAAAATGTGATGCGGTGCATCTTTTTAACTTGACGCGCATTACGGAAACCTATGCTTTTTTTCAAGCTGCGGTGCAGTACCGAAAGCGCATTTTGCTGACGCCAATCTTTTGGGATTTAAGCAGGTATTATCAGTTTATGAAAGACGAGGTACAGTTGGCACAGTGGGAATATTATAAAAGTTTTCGCAGAGAAATTTTGCAGGGATGCAGCATGGTATGTCCCTCCGGCAGGCTGGAGGAAACCCGTCTGTGTATGGACAGCGGTACGATTTTTCCCAGCACGGTAGTGCCCTGCGGCGTTTTTGCACCACAGCGGGAAGATACTTTAACGGAAAGGATTTTTGCACACAAGCCATATCTTTTCTGTTCAGCGCGAATCTGCCCGCGAAAAAACCAGCTGGCACTCTGCAAAGCGGCAAATCAAATCGGAATTAACGTTGTTCTTGCAGGCAAAGACGAGTGTCAGCCATACCTGACAAAGTGCCTTGCTTACCCAAATGTTTTTTATGCGGGCTTTTTGCGGGAAAATCAGCTTTGGCCAATTTACCGGAATGCGGCGCTGCATGTGCTTTGCAGTTTTGTTGAAACACCCGGGCTTTCCAGCCTGGAGGCGGGACTTGCCGGTGCAGATCTGCTTTCCACCAGCGCAGGAAACGCATATGAATATTTTGGTGAAGATGCTTGTTACTGTGACCCGTATGATGAGAGCAGCCTGAAAGACGCAATTCTTACAGCACTTTCAAAGTCAAAACAGCCTGCCCTGCGGCAGCGAATCCGGGAGCAGTTCCTTTGGGAAAATGCTTTGCAGCCTTTGCAGCAGGTTTACCGAAACTTTGGGTTATGTTCGCCCGCAGTGTAA
- a CDS encoding phosphotransferase, whose product MKNYDTQNLQLLNRGGEADIYEWQNDRILRVLREYRRGGDAFEKDKYVFSLLAEHKISVPKVYEYCTADKNPAVIIQKINGVELTDILKKNIFRLSKETEALVHMQLQIAEIDAAYPLNSVKQIVAYFMQSPMVTTQQADFVNKLLDDLPDGNKLCHGDFHPGNILVQNGQKYIIDWGGAHRGCFLSDAAHTYLLMKHVPQIPGQSAMQHTLLQVAGAMLARAYLKAARRSGAFQEEQFAKWTVVMAFLRVHYGLPGERTGRLKYIEKCAAAYHAGVPAEKWYRL is encoded by the coding sequence GTGAAAAATTACGATACTCAAAATCTGCAGTTGCTCAATCGCGGCGGTGAAGCAGATATTTACGAATGGCAGAATGACCGCATATTAAGAGTTTTACGCGAATACCGCAGAGGCGGTGATGCGTTTGAAAAAGATAAATATGTTTTTTCACTTTTAGCAGAGCATAAAATTTCTGTTCCAAAAGTATATGAATACTGTACCGCAGATAAAAATCCAGCTGTTATTATACAGAAAATCAATGGGGTGGAACTGACCGATATACTTAAAAAGAACATTTTTCGCCTCTCCAAAGAAACGGAAGCATTGGTACATATGCAGCTGCAAATAGCAGAGATAGATGCTGCTTATCCGCTGAATAGTGTAAAACAGATTGTTGCCTATTTTATGCAAAGCCCGATGGTTACGACGCAGCAGGCGGATTTTGTTAATAAACTTTTGGATGATTTGCCGGACGGCAATAAATTGTGTCACGGCGATTTTCATCCCGGTAATATTTTGGTGCAAAACGGACAGAAATATATCATCGACTGGGGCGGAGCACATCGTGGGTGTTTCCTTTCAGATGCGGCACACACCTATCTGCTGATGAAGCATGTACCACAAATTCCGGGACAGAGTGCCATGCAGCATACTCTTTTACAAGTGGCCGGTGCAATGCTTGCACGGGCATATCTGAAAGCAGCTCGCCGCAGCGGTGCTTTTCAGGAAGAGCAATTTGCAAAGTGGACGGTTGTCATGGCGTTTTTGCGTGTGCATTACGGTTTGCCGGGGGAACGTACCGGAAGGTTAAAGTATATTGAAAAATGCGCCGCAGCATATCATGCTGGAGTTCCGGCAGAAAAATGGTATCGTTTATAG
- a CDS encoding ParB/RepB/Spo0J family partition protein produces MKKQALPTLEQAFSGTLFGSGATTLPSDIQIVEFEPSELTEITDQPFHAYASDKLSQLADSIRENGQQQPCIIRKIDDKYIILAGRNRKRACELAGCKVKCIVRECTDAEADLTLTDTNLYQRHELLPSELAHAYKMQKAAYEARGEKKSTAAIADTYGETIKTIQRYIKLADLDRNLLAFVDSGRIPVMAGVMLTDTTYPGNQQRLADYLINNPSQKVSLKQAGGLMKLETLHNWYSDILADFFAGKIDLPEPDEADGVEEPVPAGNQSKMVEIPEIQSAGNRAFAPVHECKAVEKHVRDSSGNLPLPNQETVFSEDDIVVNDAVAPARYERLTHERCNGIKSGYWSEATKEELVQRLAEFENIYPDGPIK; encoded by the coding sequence ATGAAAAAACAGGCACTTCCGACGCTGGAGCAAGCGTTCAGCGGCACGCTGTTTGGTTCGGGTGCAACCACGTTACCATCCGATATTCAAATTGTAGAATTTGAACCGTCTGAATTGACAGAAATTACAGACCAACCATTTCATGCCTACGCCTCAGACAAATTGTCGCAGTTGGCTGATAGTATCCGCGAAAACGGACAGCAGCAGCCCTGCATCATCCGCAAGATAGATGATAAGTACATCATCCTGGCAGGTCGCAACCGTAAACGTGCATGCGAACTGGCCGGATGCAAGGTAAAGTGCATTGTGCGCGAATGCACGGATGCAGAAGCAGATTTGACTTTAACAGATACCAATCTCTACCAACGTCATGAGCTGCTTCCTTCGGAACTGGCGCATGCATACAAAATGCAAAAGGCAGCTTACGAAGCGCGAGGTGAGAAAAAAAGCACCGCCGCCATCGCTGATACTTACGGTGAAACAATTAAAACCATTCAGCGCTACATAAAGCTGGCAGATTTGGACCGCAATCTGCTGGCTTTTGTTGATTCTGGACGCATTCCGGTTATGGCTGGTGTGATGCTGACCGATACCACTTATCCTGGCAATCAGCAACGCCTTGCAGATTATCTGATAAATAATCCCAGTCAGAAAGTATCTTTGAAGCAAGCCGGAGGACTCATGAAACTGGAAACCCTTCACAACTGGTACAGTGACATTCTGGCTGATTTCTTTGCCGGAAAAATTGATTTGCCGGAACCTGACGAAGCGGATGGTGTAGAGGAACCTGTTCCGGCTGGGAATCAGAGCAAAATGGTCGAGATACCAGAAATTCAATCTGCCGGTAATAGAGCTTTTGCGCCGGTGCATGAATGTAAGGCAGTCGAAAAGCACGTCCGTGACAGCAGCGGAAACCTGCCCCTGCCAAACCAGGAAACTGTTTTCTCTGAGGATGATATTGTGGTCAATGATGCAGTTGCCCCGGCACGTTATGAGCGCCTGACACATGAGCGTTGCAACGGAATTAAATCTGGCTATTGGAGTGAGGCCACAAAAGAGGAATTGGTGCAGCGCCTAGCCGAGTTTGAAAACATATATCCTGATGGGCCAATAAAATGA
- a CDS encoding Crp/Fnr family transcriptional regulator, which produces MENIDLFLLKRSKLFNGTQEKEIAAMLSCLSAERKKYDRDSYILRLGEHVHLVGIVLSGRINIVKEDYWGNRNIVAAVKPGMSFAESYACAADIPLGVSVQAAVDAEVLWMDIRKILCTCSSACEFHNRLIQNLVSLLASKNLLMNEKLTFLAQRSTREKLLSYLSAESMRQGNAAFEIPFDRQQLADFLSVDRSAMSNELSKMRKDGIVEYSKNHFTLLHDIEQI; this is translated from the coding sequence ATGGAAAATATTGATTTATTTCTTTTAAAGCGCTCAAAACTTTTTAACGGAACCCAAGAAAAAGAAATTGCAGCTATGCTTTCCTGCCTTTCTGCGGAAAGGAAAAAGTATGACCGCGACAGTTATATCCTGCGGTTGGGAGAGCATGTCCATTTGGTTGGGATTGTACTCTCGGGGCGCATTAATATTGTAAAGGAAGATTATTGGGGTAACCGAAATATCGTGGCGGCAGTCAAGCCGGGCATGTCATTTGCGGAAAGCTATGCCTGTGCAGCGGATATTCCACTTGGGGTCAGTGTGCAGGCGGCAGTGGATGCAGAAGTACTTTGGATGGACATCCGAAAAATACTGTGCACCTGCTCATCAGCCTGCGAATTCCACAACCGCCTGATTCAGAATTTGGTTTCTCTGCTTGCTTCCAAAAACCTGCTGATGAATGAAAAACTGACTTTTTTAGCGCAGCGCAGTACACGCGAAAAGCTGTTGTCCTACCTTTCTGCGGAATCCATGCGGCAGGGAAATGCGGCATTTGAGATTCCCTTTGACCGCCAGCAGTTAGCAGATTTCCTTTCTGTTGACCGCAGCGCTATGTCAAATGAGCTTTCCAAAATGCGCAAAGACGGCATTGTAGAGTACAGCAAGAACCATTTTACTCTTTTACATGATATAGAACAGATTTAG
- a CDS encoding cupin domain-containing protein: MSYIKNIKSETVLPLTAQVEVQPGQVVSKTLVQNDFVSMTLFAFDKDEEISAHDSEGDAMVQVLDGTGRFTVGGTPYHVHAGETLIMPAKIKHAVFAEEAFKMLLTVVFPTNREELKNESNH; encoded by the coding sequence ATGAGCTACATTAAAAACATCAAATCAGAAACTGTACTTCCGCTGACAGCACAAGTCGAAGTACAGCCAGGTCAAGTCGTAAGCAAAACGCTGGTACAAAACGATTTCGTCAGCATGACGCTGTTTGCTTTTGACAAAGATGAAGAAATCAGCGCACATGATTCCGAAGGCGATGCCATGGTGCAGGTTCTGGACGGTACCGGACGTTTTACTGTTGGCGGAACACCTTATCATGTCCATGCCGGTGAAACACTAATCATGCCTGCAAAGATTAAACACGCCGTCTTTGCAGAAGAAGCATTCAAGATGCTGCTGACTGTTGTTTTCCCCACAAACAGAGAGGAGTTAAAAAATGAAAGTAATCATTGA
- a CDS encoding ATP-binding protein, with protein sequence MKRKIIQINEEKCNGCGMCAAACHEGAIEMVNGKAKLMRDDYCDGLGDCLPSCPTGAITFTEREAAAYDEKAVLTNKAKKAGSFPAGCPGSRARTISHAVSTPTAAVTEAGCASQLGQWPVQIKLAPVNAPYFNGTKLLIAADCTAYARADFHERFIKNHITLIGCPKLDEGDYADKLTEILSRNDIKSVTVVRMEVPCCGGIENAVKTALQRSGKMIPWQVVTLSTEGEILD encoded by the coding sequence ATGAAACGTAAAATCATTCAAATTAATGAGGAAAAATGTAACGGCTGCGGCATGTGCGCAGCTGCCTGCCACGAAGGCGCTATTGAAATGGTAAACGGCAAAGCAAAACTGATGCGTGATGACTACTGCGATGGCTTAGGCGACTGCCTGCCCTCCTGCCCAACTGGTGCAATTACTTTTACAGAGCGGGAAGCCGCTGCGTACGATGAAAAGGCAGTGCTGACGAATAAAGCCAAAAAAGCTGGTTCTTTCCCCGCAGGCTGCCCTGGAAGCAGAGCTCGCACAATCAGTCACGCAGTCAGCACACCCACAGCAGCTGTCACCGAAGCCGGATGCGCTTCACAGCTTGGGCAGTGGCCTGTGCAGATCAAACTGGCGCCTGTAAATGCACCCTATTTCAATGGAACAAAACTGCTGATTGCTGCGGACTGCACAGCTTATGCGCGCGCTGATTTCCATGAAAGATTCATCAAAAACCATATCACCCTGATTGGCTGCCCTAAGCTGGACGAAGGTGACTACGCCGATAAACTCACAGAGATATTGAGCCGCAATGACATTAAGAGTGTTACAGTTGTACGCATGGAAGTCCCCTGCTGCGGCGGTATTGAAAACGCTGTGAAAACAGCACTGCAGCGCAGCGGCAAAATGATTCCGTGGCAGGTCGTTACACTTTCCACGGAAGGTGAAATTTTGGACTGA
- a CDS encoding Lar family restriction alleviation protein translates to MSNKIKMCPFCGAKPEIDYFPDKHCDTYGITCSNEKCIAHSIFEVYCSTEEAIKAWNCRAKQLKGSDNE, encoded by the coding sequence ATGAGCAATAAAATAAAAATGTGCCCGTTTTGTGGGGCAAAGCCGGAAATTGACTATTTTCCTGATAAGCACTGTGATACATACGGTATAACTTGCTCCAATGAAAAGTGCATTGCACACAGTATCTTTGAAGTATATTGTTCTACTGAAGAAGCCATTAAAGCGTGGAACTGCCGCGCTAAACAGCTGAAAGGAAGCGACAACGAATGA
- a CDS encoding GlsB/YeaQ/YmgE family stress response membrane protein: MEWLLWIIGWLIIGAVAGWIASKITGNDSRMGPVANIVVGIIGAFIGGIIMSLLGGSGFTGFNLWSLIVAIVGAVILLWIVNAIRRNH, from the coding sequence ATGGAGTGGTTATTGTGGATTATAGGCTGGCTGATCATTGGTGCAGTGGCAGGTTGGATTGCCAGCAAAATTACGGGAAATGACAGCAGGATGGGACCTGTGGCTAATATCGTTGTCGGTATCATAGGCGCCTTTATTGGCGGCATCATTATGAGCCTGCTGGGTGGAAGCGGATTCACCGGATTCAACCTTTGGAGTCTGATTGTGGCCATCGTCGGCGCTGTAATTCTCCTCTGGATTGTAAATGCAATTCGCAGAAACCATTAA
- the hcp gene encoding hydroxylamine reductase: MSEMFCFQCEQTAMCSGCTGHAGVCGKTADTAKLQDELTGALIGLARSVDGNANRPTASTDEAMLAGLFTTITNVNFNNQTVQDMIDRILAEKRKLVPDCTTCGSPCSRNDDYDMNKVWNADADIRSLKSLILFGLRGMSAYAYHAMVLGYSDREVNDFFYRALFAVGYDYEMKDLLPLVLETGEANLKCMALLDKANTETYGTPVPTTVPLTVEKGPFIVITGHDLHDLKLLLEQTKGKGIHIYTHGEMLPAHAYPELKKYPHLKGNFGTAWQNQQKEFANIPAPILFTTNCLMPPKASYQDRVFTTEVVSFPNVQHIGEDKDFTPVIEKALELGGYKEDQPFTGINGGHEVTTGFGHGTVLSVADKVVAAVKAGQISHFFLVGGCDGAKPGRNYYTDFVKQTPKDSIILTLACGKYRFNDLDLGTVAGLPRIMDMGQCNDAYSAIQVAVALAQAFGCGVNELPLSFVLSWYEQKAVCILLTLLHLGIKNILLGPSLPAFISPNVLNYLVEHYKIAPISTPEADLKKLLAK, translated from the coding sequence ATGAGTGAAATGTTTTGTTTTCAATGTGAGCAGACAGCAATGTGCAGCGGTTGTACAGGCCATGCCGGTGTATGCGGAAAAACCGCCGATACAGCAAAGCTGCAGGACGAACTGACCGGTGCTCTGATTGGACTGGCACGTTCGGTTGACGGCAACGCAAACAGACCAACCGCAAGCACAGACGAGGCAATGCTCGCCGGACTTTTTACCACAATAACCAATGTCAACTTCAACAATCAAACAGTACAGGATATGATTGACCGTATCCTCGCAGAAAAAAGAAAACTTGTTCCGGACTGCACGACTTGCGGATCCCCGTGTTCCCGCAACGATGATTACGATATGAATAAGGTTTGGAACGCCGATGCGGATATTCGTTCTCTCAAATCGCTGATTCTTTTTGGACTTCGGGGCATGTCCGCCTATGCTTATCATGCCATGGTGCTGGGCTATTCTGACCGCGAAGTCAACGATTTCTTTTACCGCGCCTTATTTGCTGTTGGGTATGATTACGAAATGAAGGACTTGCTGCCGCTGGTTTTGGAAACCGGTGAAGCCAATCTGAAATGCATGGCGCTGCTGGACAAAGCCAACACTGAAACATACGGGACACCGGTGCCGACTACTGTTCCGCTGACCGTTGAAAAAGGCCCGTTTATCGTCATCACCGGCCATGATCTGCATGACTTGAAACTGCTCCTGGAACAAACCAAGGGCAAGGGAATTCATATTTACACCCACGGTGAAATGCTGCCCGCTCACGCCTATCCCGAACTGAAAAAATACCCGCACCTCAAGGGTAACTTCGGTACAGCCTGGCAAAACCAGCAAAAAGAATTTGCAAATATCCCCGCGCCTATCCTCTTTACCACGAACTGCCTAATGCCGCCAAAAGCTTCCTATCAAGACCGGGTATTCACAACAGAAGTCGTTTCTTTCCCAAACGTACAGCACATCGGTGAAGACAAAGACTTTACCCCGGTTATTGAAAAAGCACTGGAACTCGGCGGATACAAGGAAGACCAACCCTTTACCGGTATCAATGGCGGGCATGAAGTAACAACTGGATTTGGCCATGGCACAGTGCTTTCCGTCGCTGATAAAGTTGTTGCAGCGGTCAAAGCCGGACAAATCAGTCACTTTTTCCTTGTCGGAGGATGTGACGGTGCAAAACCAGGGCGCAACTATTACACAGATTTCGTAAAGCAGACCCCAAAGGACTCCATCATTCTTACACTTGCCTGCGGCAAATACCGCTTCAATGACTTGGATCTTGGTACAGTTGCCGGACTTCCTCGTATTATGGACATGGGACAGTGCAATGATGCTTACAGTGCCATTCAGGTTGCTGTTGCTCTTGCGCAGGCATTTGGATGCGGTGTAAATGAACTTCCGCTGTCCTTTGTGCTGTCGTGGTACGAACAAAAAGCAGTATGCATTTTACTGACACTGCTGCACCTCGGCATTAAAAACATTTTGCTCGGACCGTCACTTCCGGCATTTATTTCACCCAATGTGCTGAATTATCTTGTTGAGCACTACAAGATTGCTCCAATCAGCACACCGGAAGCAGATTTGAAAAAGCTTTTGGCAAAATAA
- a CDS encoding DUF5406 family protein, with product MNYNPNMYNAIQTVRLTFQQWEYTGHIAFEIGGNCKGAELFENVLDDLDEDTKFVENDCKFKFNEPDEDTNEDYADGWYSMTLKNRAGDELSCNDTLPDDLPEMLVAVEIVDVKEETNE from the coding sequence ATGAATTACAATCCGAATATGTACAATGCAATACAGACTGTAAGACTCACCTTTCAGCAGTGGGAATACACCGGTCATATTGCCTTTGAAATAGGCGGAAACTGCAAGGGCGCAGAGCTCTTTGAAAATGTCCTTGACGACCTTGACGAAGATACAAAGTTTGTCGAAAACGACTGCAAATTTAAGTTCAATGAGCCGGACGAAGATACAAACGAAGATTATGCTGACGGTTGGTACAGCATGACGCTTAAAAACAGGGCTGGCGACGAACTTTCGTGCAATGACACATTGCCCGATGACCTGCCAGAAATGCTTGTTGCCGTCGAAATCGTTGATGTAAAGGAGGAAACCAATGAGTGA
- a CDS encoding DUF2786 domain-containing protein, translating to MDIKSKITKLLALSTSPNENEAKAALLKARQLMAEHKLQVSDVAPSENARLVQQLCSMQSLSKCKKLLKNLNP from the coding sequence ATGGACATCAAAAGCAAAATAACAAAGTTGCTGGCTCTCTCAACGAGTCCCAATGAAAACGAAGCAAAAGCAGCGCTTCTCAAAGCTCGACAGCTCATGGCTGAACACAAGTTACAAGTGAGTGATGTTGCTCCCTCAGAAAATGCAAGGCTTGTGCAACAGCTTTGCTCTATGCAAAGCCTAAGCAAGTGCAAAAAGCTACTGAAAAACTTGAATCCATGA
- a CDS encoding ParA family protein — protein sequence MSKIIAVAIEKGGVGKTTTALNIGAGLHLLKKSVLLVDLDQQGHLSRWLGYQPDGKPTVSELIYQEVSGIRSNDDSLFIRHSDREDIDYIPANKMLGGIYAVLGNDGQSNTVLDRIFHRDFFSQYDYILFDCPTAVDNLLVSNALKCSDKLLLPVQAEKFAYDCIPQMLQRYMAIKQTQDVKPYLAGMLVTMYSRQTKMSNEVFAALQESYGSLVFSEPVPMLQEARNSTDDDNALCGSLVHRKSSRVGQAYLAAAKRIAGDKK from the coding sequence ATGAGCAAGATTATTGCAGTAGCTATCGAAAAAGGTGGAGTCGGCAAAACAACAACGGCATTGAATATCGGTGCTGGTTTGCACCTGCTGAAAAAGAGTGTCCTTCTGGTAGACCTTGATCAGCAGGGACATTTGTCCCGCTGGCTCGGCTATCAGCCAGATGGAAAGCCAACCGTATCTGAGCTGATTTATCAGGAAGTATCCGGTATCCGCTCGAATGATGACAGCTTGTTCATACGACACAGCGACCGTGAGGACATAGACTATATCCCCGCAAACAAGATGCTGGGCGGCATTTATGCTGTGCTTGGTAATGACGGTCAGAGCAATACTGTGCTTGACCGGATTTTTCATCGTGACTTCTTTTCACAGTACGACTATATTCTTTTTGACTGCCCGACTGCTGTTGATAATTTGCTGGTCAGCAACGCGCTAAAATGCAGTGACAAACTGTTGCTGCCTGTGCAGGCTGAAAAATTTGCGTATGACTGCATCCCGCAGATGCTGCAGCGATATATGGCTATTAAGCAAACACAAGACGTTAAACCGTATTTGGCCGGGATGCTCGTCACCATGTACAGCCGCCAGACAAAAATGAGCAACGAGGTTTTCGCAGCTTTGCAAGAAAGCTATGGAAGCCTCGTTTTTTCAGAGCCTGTGCCAATGCTGCAGGAGGCGCGGAACAGCACAGATGATGATAACGCGCTGTGCGGCAGCCTTGTTCACCGCAAGAGCAGCCGCGTAGGGCAGGCTTACCTTGCCGCCGCAAAGAGAATTGCAGGTGACAAAAAATGA